CCTCGCCTGGGTCGGCCTGATCGTGGTCGCGATCCTGCTGACGCAGGTGTTCCCGAAGTCGTTGGTGCCGCAAACGCATCCGGACGACCCGACGCCGGCCGCGATCCGCTACACCGCGATCTACGCGATCGCCTGGGTGTTGACCGCGATGTACTCGCTGCCCTGGTACGACGTGATCGCCTGGGTCGCCCTCGCCGCGGTCGCCGCGTCCAAGGTCGACGGCCTGATGGTCGTCCGTACGACGATGCTCGCGATCGCCTACGTCCCCGGGCGAGATCCGCACGCACGCCAGGTCGCCGCGAGCCTGTCGGACTCCCTGGAGTTCTTCAGCGCGCGCCTCCGCGACACCATCTGCCCGGCGATCGAGCTGGCCGTCCTGATCGGCCTGATCGTCTGGGCCCGCCGCAACGGCGCCCAGTGGTGGCCGTACGACTGGCCCCGCCGCAAACAGAAGGCTGTCGCGGAGAACGCCGACGCGCGTTAACTCCAGAGGTCGTGGCCCGCTGCGATCGCCTTGGCGAGGACCGTTTTCACCGGCTTCTTCAGGACGTTCGCGGCTGCGGCCACGTCGTCGTACTCCGGCTGCACGTTGATCACCTGACCGCCGTACCGGGCGATCTTCACGTGGACCGACTGGCCGTCGACGTCGACGGTGGCGAACTCGCGGTCCGCGGCGTGCTTGCGGATCCCGAACTCGCGCAGTCCGATCGCCGAGGTCTCGGACAGGATCACCGCCCGGACCGTCTCGGCGTTCGCGCCGCCGACCAGGACCGACAGCGTGTGCGCCGGACGGCCCTTCTTCATCAGGATCGGGGTCAGCCACGCGTCGGCGGCGCCGGCCTCCATCAGCCGGGCCAGGACCTGCGGCCAGATCCGCGGGTCGAGGTCGTCGACGTTGGTCTCGTACACGAGCTCGGTGGCCAATTCGTCGGCTGACGCACCGATCACCACGCGCAGGATGTTCGGCACCTCCACGGGGTCCCGGCCGCCCGCTCCGACACCGGTCTGCTCGATCCGCATCGGCGGCAGCGGGCCGAACTCGTCCGCCAGGGTCGCCAGCAGGGCCGCGCCGGTCGGTGTCGTCATCTCGTACGGCGCCGGGCCGCCGGTGACCGGTGCTTCGGCCTCGGACACCAGATGAAGGACCGCGGGACCCGGGATCGGGATGCCGCCGTGCTGACCGCGCACCTGCCCCCCGCCGCCCAGCACGATCGTCGAGACCACGATGCGATCGAGATCGAGCGAGACCGACGCGGCGGCTACTCCGACGATGTCCGCGATCGCGTCCAGTGCGCCGACTTCGTGGAAGTGCACGGTGTCCGGCTCCACGCCGTGAGCAGCCGCCTCCGCGCGAGCCAGTCGCCCGAAGGTGTCCAACGCACGAGCCCGAACCGCATCGTCCAGCCGAGCCTCCTCCAGCAACCGCCGAACCTCAGCCCACGCCCGAGTAGGCCCATGCCCACCCCCGCCGTGCCCATGCCCGTGCCCGGCATCGTGATGCCCATGCCCGTGGCCCGCAGCGTCCCCGTCCCCATCCCCGTGTCCGTGGCCGGCGTCCGGGATGTTCTCCGGGTGGGGTTCGCCGTTGACCTCGACCGTGGCCTTGGTGGCGGCGATCTGGTGGCGGGCGGTCTGCGTGACGCGGACGGACAACGACGGGTCCACGGCAGCGACCGCCGCATTCACCGCGTTCAGGTCAGCACCCGCCGAGAGGAACGCGCCCAAGAGCATGTCACCAGAGGCACCGGCAGAGCAGTCGATCCAAGCGACTCTCATCACGCGTCCTTCGTCTCGCGAGGAGCCGACTGCCGCGCCACACGTGCCGCGAACACCCCGGCCCCGAACCCGTTGTCGATGTTCACAACCGTCACCCCAGGCGCGCACGAGTTCAGCATCCCGAGCAGCGCGGCCAGTCCACCGAACGAGGCGCCGTACCCGACCGACGTAGGCACCGCCACCAGTGGCACCCCGACCAGCCCGCCGACAACGCTCGGCAGCGCGCCCTCCATCCCGGCAACCACGATCAGGCAGTCCGCCGCGTCGAGCCGCTCCCGCTCCCCGAGGATCCGGTGCAGCCCGGCGACACCCACGTCCGTGATGACATCCACCCCGGCCCCGAACACCCGAGCCGTCGTCGCCGCCTCAGCAGCTACCGGAGCATCCGACGTACCAGCGGCCACGACAGCGACAGTCCCGCGCCGAGCCGGCGGTTCGCCGAGCACCGCCGTACGGCCGACCGGGTCCACCACGGCGTCCGGCAGCGCGGCGGTCACCGCCGCCTGCGCCTCGTCCGTCAACCGGGTCGCCAGTACGGCGTGACCGGGGTGCGTGGCGTGGAGGGTCCGCAGCAGTTCCACGACCTGAGACGGTGTCTTGCCCGCGCCGTAGACGACTTCGGCGTCCCCGGTGCGCTCGAGCCGGTCGGTGTCGAGTCGCGCGTAGCCGAGGTCGTGGACGCCCGGTTGTGGGCCCTGATCAGGCAAATGTGTCACGCCGCGAATCTACGTTGCCCCGGCCCGAGGTACCGCATCCGTCCCCGGCTGTGCACGCTGTGCGATCACCTGAACACTCAGGCATAACACCCGATGCCTTAGGCTCTCGTGCTGTGTCTTCGACGTTAGCCGGTGCCTTCGGGGTCGCCGCCCTCTTCGTGGCGGTGCTTGCCCTGGTGTTCGCGATCCAGGCCCTCCGGGCCCGGACGGTCTCGTCGGACCAGGTCTCACCCACCGCACTCCCTGAGCCGGAACCCCAACCGGCCCAGCCGGAAGCCAAACCCGGCACCGTGAAGTCGGAGCTGCGCAGGCTCGGCAAGGACCTCGAGGTCACCCGCGGCGAACTCAAGGAAACCCTGCAGCACCTGGCCGTCGTCCGGTACGACGCCTTCGGCGAAACCGGCGGCAAGCTGTCCTGGTCGATGGCGATCCTCGACGACAACGGCGACGGCGTCATCCTCACCTCGATCAACAGCCGCGCCGACGCCCGCACCTACGCCAAAGAAATCAAGTCCTTCACCAGCGAATCCAAACTCTCCCCCGAAGAGGAAGAGGCCCTGGAAAACCTCCGCAAGGAGTCCGAACAGCCCTAGGGGCCTGAGGACCTAGCGGCGTTTGGGGACTCGGGCGGTGAGGGCGCCGGGTTCTATTTCGGTGGACAGGGAGCGGCCGGGGCCGATGGGGTCGCCGTCGAGTTGGCGTTGGACGTCCACGGCGGCGACGATCTCGACCTTGCGGCCGGTGAAGCGTTCCAGGTACATGTCGGCGCGGTTGGTGCGGGTCAGGAGCCGCCAGACGACGATCGGCCACTGGGTCACGCGCCGCGGGGCGATCACCACGACGTCCAGGAGCCCGTCGTCGGGGCGGGCGTCGGGGAGCAGGGGGATGTTGGCCTGCAGCATGCCGACGTTGCCGATCACGACCGTCCGGACGCGGCGTTCGATGGTCTCGGCGTCGTCGATGGTGATCTGGACGCGGACCGACGGGTGGTTGATGTTCTTCGCCGCCGACACCAGGTACGCGGTCCAGCCGATCTGCTTCTTCAGGTGCGGCGGGGCGTCGGACATGATCGCCGCGTCCAGCCCGAGCCCGGCCATCACCGCGAACCGGTCGGTGTCGAGCCCGTCACCGTGGACCCGGACCAGATCGATCCGCCGGTCGCGCCCGTCGAGAATCCGCTCCAGCGCGTCGTCCAGGTCGAGCGGGATGTGCAGGTTGCGCGCCAGCAGGTTCCCGGTGCCGGCCGGGATCACCCCGACCGGGATACCGGTGTGCGCGAGCGCCGAGCACACCACCCGGACCGTGCCGTCGCCACCCGCGACCAGCACCAGATCGGACTCGTTCTCGATCGCCAGCTTCGCCATCGCGTTCCCGGCGTCGTCCACGCGGGTCTCCAGCCAGAGCGGATCGTCGTACCCGCGGACCGCGAGTGCCCGCGTCACCTTCCGCCGGAACGCCACGCCGTCGCCGACCTTGATCGGGTTCACGATGACGGCAGCCCGGGGCGGAGCCGTCGTACCGTCGCCGTCCGACGGGGTACGCCGCCTGCGCCGCCGCAGCCCCGGCCGGAGGCCGAACCCGATCGACGTCGCGGTCAGGATCGCCAGCCCGAGCGCCCAACCGCCGAGTACGTCGGACACGTAGTGGACGTTCAGCGCGATCCGGTCGGCCGACGCGATCCACACCACCGCGATCACCGGCAGCAGCACCAGCAGCCGGAACCGCCGCCGCCAGCCCCGCACCGACGGCAGCACGACCCCGAGCGCGCCGGCCATCACGAACGCGGCCGTCGCGTGACTGGACACGTACGAGAAGCCGTCGTTCTCGACCAGCATCAGAGCCGGCCGCTCCCGCTCGAAGATCGCCTTGACCGCCTGCACCAGGCCCAGCTCGGCGCCGGCGGACGTGATCAGCCAGACGGTCAGCAACCGGGCCCGGCGATGCCACAGGTACGCCGCGACGACCAGAATCACCGCCCGCGACGTCCACGGCAGCACGACCGCCCCGACCACCTGCCAGAAGTCCACGACAGTCTCGTGCGCAGCGCCGTACGACGCAGCGCGAGCGGCGACCGACTGGTCCCAGCGGGCCAGCGGCGGCCAATGCCCGAACACGAGCACCGTGATCACCGTGAACGGCAACGCACCCAGCACGACCGTGAGCACACGGCCGACCGGACTGGGTGGGTGGTGGTTCATGCCCGCTCAGATCCCCCTAGATGGTCACGTGTACCTAGACCATCATCCCGAATAGACTTCGCCGGTTCTGACACGCCCCGTTGAATGCCCCGCGTCCAGCCGTGAGCACCCATCTCCGGCGCCCAGGCAGGCACCTCGCGGCGTTGTCGTCGTCGAGCAATGCTCCGCATTGCTCTCCTCCTCCGCCTTGCGATGCACCTACCTGGACACCGGAGCTGGGCACCCACGACTGGACGCGGGGCATTACCCTCAGGGTGTGATTGACGCGAAACTGCTCCGTGAGACCCCTGATGTCGTGCGCGCCGCCCTGACCAAGCGCGGCGAGAGTACTGACCTGGTCGACCAGATCCTGGTCGCCGACGGGGAGCGTCGATCGTCCATCTCCGCCTTCGA
This Kribbella sp. NBC_00482 DNA region includes the following protein-coding sequences:
- the larC gene encoding nickel pincer cofactor biosynthesis protein LarC, coding for MRVAWIDCSAGASGDMLLGAFLSAGADLNAVNAAVAAVDPSLSVRVTQTARHQIAATKATVEVNGEPHPENIPDAGHGHGDGDGDAAGHGHGHHDAGHGHGHGGGGHGPTRAWAEVRRLLEEARLDDAVRARALDTFGRLARAEAAAHGVEPDTVHFHEVGALDAIADIVGVAAASVSLDLDRIVVSTIVLGGGGQVRGQHGGIPIPGPAVLHLVSEAEAPVTGGPAPYEMTTPTGAALLATLADEFGPLPPMRIEQTGVGAGGRDPVEVPNILRVVIGASADELATELVYETNVDDLDPRIWPQVLARLMEAGAADAWLTPILMKKGRPAHTLSVLVGGANAETVRAVILSETSAIGLREFGIRKHAADREFATVDVDGQSVHVKIARYGGQVINVQPEYDDVAAAANVLKKPVKTVLAKAIAAGHDLWS
- the larB gene encoding nickel pincer cofactor biosynthesis protein LarB, translated to MTHLPDQGPQPGVHDLGYARLDTDRLERTGDAEVVYGAGKTPSQVVELLRTLHATHPGHAVLATRLTDEAQAAVTAALPDAVVDPVGRTAVLGEPPARRGTVAVVAAGTSDAPVAAEAATTARVFGAGVDVITDVGVAGLHRILGERERLDAADCLIVVAGMEGALPSVVGGLVGVPLVAVPTSVGYGASFGGLAALLGMLNSCAPGVTVVNIDNGFGAGVFAARVARQSAPRETKDA
- a CDS encoding DUF4446 family protein is translated as MSSTLAGAFGVAALFVAVLALVFAIQALRARTVSSDQVSPTALPEPEPQPAQPEAKPGTVKSELRRLGKDLEVTRGELKETLQHLAVVRYDAFGETGGKLSWSMAILDDNGDGVILTSINSRADARTYAKEIKSFTSESKLSPEEEEALENLRKESEQP
- a CDS encoding diacylglycerol kinase family protein, whose protein sequence is MNHHPPSPVGRVLTVVLGALPFTVITVLVFGHWPPLARWDQSVAARAASYGAAHETVVDFWQVVGAVVLPWTSRAVILVVAAYLWHRRARLLTVWLITSAGAELGLVQAVKAIFERERPALMLVENDGFSYVSSHATAAFVMAGALGVVLPSVRGWRRRFRLLVLLPVIAVVWIASADRIALNVHYVSDVLGGWALGLAILTATSIGFGLRPGLRRRRRRTPSDGDGTTAPPRAAVIVNPIKVGDGVAFRRKVTRALAVRGYDDPLWLETRVDDAGNAMAKLAIENESDLVLVAGGDGTVRVVCSALAHTGIPVGVIPAGTGNLLARNLHIPLDLDDALERILDGRDRRIDLVRVHGDGLDTDRFAVMAGLGLDAAIMSDAPPHLKKQIGWTAYLVSAAKNINHPSVRVQITIDDAETIERRVRTVVIGNVGMLQANIPLLPDARPDDGLLDVVVIAPRRVTQWPIVVWRLLTRTNRADMYLERFTGRKVEIVAAVDVQRQLDGDPIGPGRSLSTEIEPGALTARVPKRR